In Pseudofrankia saprophytica, one genomic interval encodes:
- a CDS encoding VOC family protein, whose translation MAEFTSYEPGTPCWVDLGSPDPAASRAFYGGLFGWEANVSPDPAAGGYTLFTLRGKQVAGLGPLFVEGQPAAWSTYVRVDDADKTAEAVVGAGGQVVVAPMDVLDAGRMAVFLDSGGAAISVWQPGMHKGAELANEPGAFCWNELDTRDVAAAKAFYPAVFGWATDDSGAQGGPMEYYEWKLGGAIIGGMMPMPAMVPAEVPSFWLTYFAVSDTDAIAAKTVELGGSVILEPADIPIGRFAILAGPHRETFAVIRL comes from the coding sequence ATGGCCGAGTTCACATCCTACGAACCGGGAACTCCTTGTTGGGTGGATCTTGGTAGCCCGGATCCGGCGGCGTCCAGGGCCTTCTACGGCGGCCTGTTCGGCTGGGAGGCGAACGTCTCGCCGGATCCGGCGGCGGGCGGTTATACGTTGTTCACCTTGCGCGGCAAGCAGGTCGCGGGCCTGGGCCCGCTGTTCGTCGAGGGACAGCCGGCCGCCTGGAGCACCTATGTCCGGGTCGACGACGCGGACAAGACGGCCGAGGCCGTGGTCGGCGCCGGTGGCCAGGTCGTCGTCGCGCCGATGGACGTCCTGGACGCGGGCCGGATGGCGGTGTTCCTCGACTCCGGCGGTGCCGCCATCTCCGTGTGGCAGCCGGGGATGCACAAGGGAGCCGAGCTGGCGAACGAGCCCGGCGCATTCTGCTGGAACGAGCTGGACACCCGCGACGTGGCCGCGGCCAAGGCCTTCTACCCGGCCGTGTTCGGCTGGGCCACGGACGATTCGGGGGCCCAGGGCGGCCCGATGGAGTACTACGAGTGGAAGCTCGGCGGCGCCATCATCGGTGGGATGATGCCCATGCCCGCGATGGTGCCCGCCGAGGTGCCGTCATTCTGGTTGACCTACTTCGCGGTCAGCGACACCGATGCGATCGCCGCGAAGACGGTGGAGCTCGGCGGGTCGGTCATCCTGGAACCGGCCGACATCCCCATCGGCCGGTTCGCGATCCTCGCCGGCCCGCACCGGGAGACCTTCGCGGTCATCAGGCTCTGA
- a CDS encoding epoxide hydrolase family protein, whose protein sequence is MTTSPTIQPFRIDIPRRDLDDLAARLSIARWPAEVTGAGTDYGMPIGVVRRLAERWSSGYDWRAHEARLNEVPQFTTTIDGQNIHFLHVRSAEPGALPLLLLHGWPGSVVEFLEMIGPLTDPRAHGASPSRAFHVVVPSLPGYGFSSPVTERGWDSARMARAFATLMDRLGYERWGAVGGDAGALVGRELGILAPDGLLGVHLLQIFAFPSGDPAELAGLSAADRESLSGSTSDFQSKAGYQKIQQTRPQTLGYGLTDSPIGQLAWNAELWTGWGDYADYLDVDTYLTHVSIYWFTRTGVSSARHYYEDARTGAGYRELPNKVPTAVAVFPEDYRTVRAFAQRANNVVRYTEFDQGGHFAYTTHPDLVVDDLRQFFAGLA, encoded by the coding sequence ATGACGACCTCGCCAACCATCCAACCGTTTCGTATCGACATTCCGCGGCGCGACCTTGACGACCTGGCCGCGCGCCTGTCCATCGCCCGCTGGCCGGCCGAGGTGACCGGTGCCGGCACCGACTACGGCATGCCCATCGGGGTGGTGCGCAGACTGGCCGAGCGTTGGAGCAGCGGTTACGACTGGCGGGCGCACGAGGCCCGGCTCAACGAGGTCCCGCAGTTCACGACGACCATCGACGGGCAGAACATCCACTTCCTGCACGTGCGGTCCGCCGAGCCGGGCGCCCTGCCTCTGCTGCTCCTGCACGGCTGGCCAGGCTCGGTGGTGGAGTTCCTCGAGATGATCGGGCCGCTGACCGACCCGCGGGCACACGGCGCCAGTCCCTCGCGGGCGTTCCACGTGGTGGTGCCCTCGCTGCCTGGCTATGGCTTCTCCAGCCCCGTGACGGAGCGGGGATGGGACAGCGCGCGGATGGCCCGCGCCTTCGCCACGTTGATGGACCGGCTGGGCTACGAGCGGTGGGGCGCGGTCGGCGGTGACGCCGGCGCCCTGGTCGGGCGGGAGCTGGGCATCCTTGCGCCGGACGGCCTGCTCGGGGTGCACCTCCTGCAGATCTTCGCGTTCCCCTCCGGCGACCCGGCGGAGCTGGCCGGGTTGTCGGCGGCGGACCGGGAAAGCCTGTCCGGTAGCACCTCGGACTTCCAGAGCAAGGCGGGTTACCAGAAGATCCAGCAGACCCGGCCGCAGACACTGGGGTACGGGCTCACCGACTCACCGATCGGACAGCTGGCCTGGAACGCCGAGCTGTGGACCGGCTGGGGCGACTACGCCGACTACCTCGACGTCGACACCTATCTCACCCACGTGAGCATCTACTGGTTCACCCGTACAGGCGTGTCGAGCGCACGGCACTACTACGAGGACGCACGCACCGGAGCCGGCTACCGCGAGCTGCCGAACAAGGTGCCGACCGCCGTCGCGGTGTTCCCCGAGGACTACCGGACCGTACGGGCCTTCGCCCAGCGCGCGAACAACGTCGTGCGCTACACCGAGTTCGATCAGGGCGGGCACTTCGCCTACACCACCCACCCGGATCTGGTGGTTGACGACCTCCGGCAGTTCTTCGCGGGCCTCGCCTGA
- a CDS encoding maltokinase N-terminal cap-like domain-containing protein, with amino-acid sequence MATIHNTTLVPSKLELLTAWLPGQPWYLDAGKAPQLTKAGGFRLDDPAGEVGIEFMIVTDVADGDPVTYHVPMTYHAQAQPGMEAGLIGTTEHGVLGTRYVYDATYDWVFVTQLVALIQGKAEPQAQSLTDTPDPTVRSEPVLPGSDLVVTGCALASNGPDGTRLRISTTDADAVPTDLLLRVVRALPVRPGAVDQRGGHVQVPWRQADGTESSAAVVTAAPAVD; translated from the coding sequence ATGGCGACGATCCACAACACCACCTTGGTCCCATCCAAGCTGGAACTGCTGACTGCCTGGCTCCCCGGTCAGCCCTGGTACCTCGACGCCGGCAAGGCGCCCCAGCTCACCAAGGCCGGCGGGTTCCGGCTCGACGACCCGGCCGGCGAGGTCGGCATCGAGTTCATGATCGTCACGGACGTGGCCGACGGCGACCCGGTGACCTATCACGTGCCCATGACCTACCACGCACAGGCGCAACCGGGCATGGAAGCCGGCCTCATCGGGACGACCGAGCACGGTGTGCTCGGTACCAGGTACGTGTACGACGCGACGTACGACTGGGTGTTCGTCACCCAGCTCGTCGCGCTGATCCAGGGCAAGGCCGAGCCGCAGGCGCAAAGCCTCACCGACACCCCGGACCCCACCGTGCGCAGCGAACCGGTTCTGCCCGGCTCGGACCTCGTCGTGACCGGCTGCGCCCTCGCCAGCAACGGTCCCGACGGGACGAGGCTGCGGATCTCGACGACGGACGCCGACGCCGTCCCGACGGACCTCCTGCTGCGGGTCGTCCGCGCCCTCCCCGTCCGTCCGGGTGCCGTGGACCAGCGCGGCGGCCACGTCCAGGTCCCCTGGCGTCAGGCGGACGGAACCGAGTCAAGCGCGGCCGTCGTCACCGCGGCCCCGGCGGTCGACTAG
- a CDS encoding alpha/beta hydrolase encodes MRPSRRTVLLAAPTFAAGAVGGALWARRSGDPAGSGRPTVSDGGRPTVSDGGRPGPPSGAAADGAAASTPPAGGKAAPLIPSGPAAVTRTTFRSAARGLDVSMVLVSPVAGAVDGLPVCLVLHGRGDDARRGVALLGLDAALADAARAGVAPFVAVAVDGGETYWHPRRSGDDPERMILAEILPRLADQGLRTTRLAAIGWSMGGYGALLLARRHPDLVVAVAASSPAMWPAYGASAPGAFDSAADFAAHRVLGEPPPPGVAYRIDCGQSDPFYAVSRQAADELAATERRFGPGGHDPTYWRAAVGVQLAFVGRALARAASPGPRPTAG; translated from the coding sequence CCGAGTCGACGGACGGTACTGCTGGCGGCGCCGACGTTCGCGGCCGGCGCCGTCGGTGGCGCGCTGTGGGCGCGGCGCTCCGGCGACCCGGCGGGGAGCGGGCGGCCCACGGTCTCGGACGGCGGGCGGCCCACGGTCTCGGACGGCGGGCGGCCCGGTCCGCCGAGCGGCGCGGCGGCGGACGGCGCGGCGGCGTCGACGCCGCCGGCCGGCGGCAAGGCTGCGCCGCTGATACCGAGCGGGCCGGCCGCGGTGACGCGGACGACGTTCCGGAGCGCCGCTCGCGGTCTGGACGTCTCGATGGTGCTCGTCTCACCGGTCGCCGGCGCCGTCGACGGTCTGCCGGTGTGTCTCGTCCTGCACGGCCGTGGCGACGACGCGCGCCGCGGCGTGGCTCTTCTCGGCCTGGACGCCGCGTTGGCGGACGCGGCCCGGGCCGGAGTGGCGCCGTTCGTCGCCGTAGCGGTCGACGGTGGCGAGACCTACTGGCACCCGCGCAGATCCGGCGACGACCCGGAACGGATGATCCTGGCCGAGATCCTGCCCCGCCTCGCGGATCAGGGGTTGCGCACCACCCGGCTGGCGGCGATCGGCTGGTCGATGGGCGGCTACGGCGCCCTGCTGCTCGCCCGGCGCCACCCGGACCTGGTCGTCGCCGTGGCGGCGAGCAGCCCGGCGATGTGGCCCGCCTACGGTGCCAGCGCGCCGGGCGCGTTCGACTCCGCCGCCGACTTCGCGGCCCACCGGGTCCTGGGTGAGCCGCCGCCCCCGGGAGTGGCCTACAGAATCGACTGCGGGCAGAGCGACCCGTTCTACGCCGTCTCCCGGCAGGCCGCGGACGAGCTGGCGGCGACCGAACGCCGATTCGGCCCGGGCGGACACGACCCCACGTACTGGCGCGCCGCCGTCGGCGTCCAGCTCGCCTTCGTCGGCCGAGCGCTCGCCCGCGCCGCGTCCCCGGGACCCAGGCCCACCGCGGGATGA